One window of Triticum dicoccoides isolate Atlit2015 ecotype Zavitan chromosome 5A, WEW_v2.0, whole genome shotgun sequence genomic DNA carries:
- the LOC119302698 gene encoding uncharacterized protein LOC119302698 produces MAFASSLLPAPASGVRASHAPELAFPPVNRKGGVSLRRRGARHGVRAEVNESASALAIDALSQVKHVLLPITDRNPYLSEGTRQAAATTTSLAKKYGANITVVVIDDKPKESFPEHDTQMSSIRWHLSEGGFTEFGLMERLGEGKKPTAIIAEVADDLELDLVVLSMEAIHSKQVDGNLLAEFIPCPILMLPL; encoded by the exons ATGGCCTTCGCCAGCTCGCTCCTGCCCGCGCCGGCCTCCGGCGTCCGCGCGAGCCACGCCCCGGAGCTCGCCTTCCCGCCGGTCAACAGGAAGGGCGGCGTCTCGCTGCGGCGCCGGGGAGCCCGGCACGGAG TCAGGGCTGAAGTGAATGAATCTGCAAGTGCTTTAGCGATTGATGCTCTCTCCCAAGTTAAGCATGTTCTACTTCCGATCACTGACCGCAACCCTTACCTTTCGGAAGGCACAAGACAG GCTGCAGCAACAACCACTTCTCTAGCCAAGAAGTATGGAGCAAACATTACAGTAGTTG TTATTGATGATAAGCCAAAGGAGTCATTCCCAGAGCATGATACTCAAATGTCAAGCATTAGATGGCATCTTTCTGAAG GTGGATTTACAGAGTTTGGGTTGATGGAGCGCCTTGGAGAAGGAAAGAAGCCAACAGCTATCATCGCAGAGGTCGCAGATGATTTGGAGTTAGACCTGGTCGTCCTTAGCATGGAGGCAATCCACTCAAAGCAAGTCGATGGGAATTTACTGGCTGAGTTCATCCCCTGCCCCATTCTGATGCTTCCCCTCTAA